CCTTTGACCTAGTCTTTGCAAGCGCCATCGAAAACCGCTCAAGTTCATCAAGCTTTTGAGTGGCGATATTTAGCGCTTTGGTTTCCTTCACCAGATTGACGTTCATCTCTTCAAGTAAGGCCGACTGCCTGTTGGCAATCACCTTTTCACTTTTGAGCCTATGCCTTTCGACATTGGCGTTGAGTCTGTCAATCTGCTGCTTCTTGATATGCCGGTGGATCTCACTGCTGAGTTCCACATGTTTTCTATGGTTTTCAAGACATTGTTCAATGTTGCCCGACTTTTCATATAAACAACCCAGTTCATAAAAACTATTGCCGATGAGTCGTGCCAGATCCAACTCGATCAAGGCTTCAGTCGCATGTTCAAAACACTCAGTAGCGGACTGTGTCTCCCCGAGTCTCAGGTAGACCTCAGCCATTCGCTTGTTGAGCATAGCAAGATCCTTTTTAATATCAGTTTTTAAAAACTGATGTTTTGCCCTTCTAAAACAAGCAAGTGCCTCACGCTCTCTTCCGACTGAGGCAAGTATCCTCCCCTTGCTTTCTAGAGCGAAGCCCAGCCACCGCTTGCCGAGCTGTTGCTCGATTTTCATCACGACCTCGTCGATCAGTTCGAGGGCTTTGTCCTGTTGGCCTACTCCGGAAAGAGCGAAAGCATAGTGGCAATACATTCCTAAATGGCCGTTTCCGCCATAATCGTCATTTTCAATCGCCTTTTCAAAATAACCGCAGGCTTCACGGTATGCCTGAAGGTCGTTCGATATGTATCCCAGATTGTTATATAGTTTATAAAGCAGGTCATTTCTGTTCATCAGCTTCGCACGATAAACCGACTGCTGATACAGATCATGAGCTTCGACAAAATATCCTTGGATATTGAGCACACCCGCTTTTAGATTCAGCCATTTTGTTTCTTCGAGTAGAGATAAGCTTGCGTTAGAAAGAGCGTAATCAGAGAGGGCTTTGGCACTTTGGTAATTGCCGGTCAAATAAGTGCCTTTCGCTATCAGATACAGCAGTTCAAACCGCTTGTGGCTATCCATATGGTAGGCATGGCAATAATGCCTTCGAATTTCTTCAATTGCATTTTGCGGATGGTATTCAAGTTGTTTTTCAAGCCTCTGATAGTCCCACTTCATGATAGTTCCCCCTAAACCTAATCATAGCATAATGAGCACAAAAAAACGATGCGCTTTTACGCATCGTCCTCATCGTTATACATGACCTGTACTAAAAACAGTCCCTTTGCCGGAGCAAGTCCCGGAACTTCTGAACGGTTCTTCGCATCGAGTATTCTTCTTACCTCAAGGAATGAAAGTTCTCCGTATCCGACTGCCAGCAGGGTGCTTACAATCTTTCTGACCATATGGTAGAGAAATCCGTCTCCAAAGAAATCGATGGTGATTTGCCCCTCTTCTTCTGAAACAAAAATATCTTCAATCGTCTTTTCTGGTGATTTCTTGCCGATCTTCACATTGGTGAAGCTGGTGAAGTCGTGTTTGCCGATCAGTATGTTGGCTGCTTTTTGCATGGCGTCTAGGTCGAGCTGCTTCTCGGCTTGAACACTGTAATCCCTTTCAAAGGGCAGCACGATATCCTGCTGGATATTGTACCTATAGTGCTTTACTGTCGCATTATGTCTTGCATGGAACCTCGGGTCCGCTTTTTCAGCAGCCAGTACGCGGATATCGGCAGGCAAATAGTGATTGAGGTCCGTCTTGAGCTTTTTAGGATCTACCTTCTTGACTGTTTTAAAGTTCGCGACCTGTCCCATCGCATGAACACCCGCGTCCGTCCTACCCGCACCGATTATCTCGATGGGTTCTTCAAGAAGCTGAGTCAGCGTTTCCTCTATTTTACCTTGAATAGATTTTTTGTCTTTCAGCCGTTGCCATCCGGCGTAGTGTGTACCGTCATAGGCAATAATCAATTTAATATTCATCAAGTCAACTCCTGAATGACAACACCCAGTAGGCCCGGGCCTGTGTGCACGGTAAGTACCGGGCTGATCTGTTCCAGCACGACCTCTTTAACATAGTCAAATGTGGCGATGACCTCTTTGATCTTAAAAGCTTCTT
The window above is part of the Fusibacter sp. A1 genome. Proteins encoded here:
- a CDS encoding diguanylate cyclase — protein: MKWDYQRLEKQLEYHPQNAIEEIRRHYCHAYHMDSHKRFELLYLIAKGTYLTGNYQSAKALSDYALSNASLSLLEETKWLNLKAGVLNIQGYFVEAHDLYQQSVYRAKLMNRNDLLYKLYNNLGYISNDLQAYREACGYFEKAIENDDYGGNGHLGMYCHYAFALSGVGQQDKALELIDEVVMKIEQQLGKRWLGFALESKGRILASVGREREALACFRRAKHQFLKTDIKKDLAMLNKRMAEVYLRLGETQSATECFEHATEALIELDLARLIGNSFYELGCLYEKSGNIEQCLENHRKHVELSSEIHRHIKKQQIDRLNANVERHRLKSEKVIANRQSALLEEMNVNLVKETKALNIATQKLDELERFSMALAKTRSKDDIYRLCTTHLPRMIGYSDFLVGFLSEDKQLIDFEYIESKGEILRNFKQDLTFPSYAYHAISSKQTVRIGSDSFDFNQSFKGKDKGAGPSQSMMFVPLLTCENSIGVISVQHHHIDYYSDYDEALFNLFGLVVAGALNLHDKQKEIAKQQVMHHHTLVALRDKNFELKEKSSMDPLTGLFNRTGLANGISQWMMSTPMPCEMVVTVMDLDHFKRFNDTHGHVNGDRLLKLLGKLIKDKFVKDDFLVTRFGGEEFLVIASAIHVRAIGQACVELLEEVKGLTTLLDLNDKVTISIGIHTGILTKEADFYNLIKAADQQLYRAKLQGRNQISTA
- the truA gene encoding tRNA pseudouridine(38-40) synthase TruA, which encodes MNIKLIIAYDGTHYAGWQRLKDKKSIQGKIEETLTQLLEEPIEIIGAGRTDAGVHAMGQVANFKTVKKVDPKKLKTDLNHYLPADIRVLAAEKADPRFHARHNATVKHYRYNIQQDIVLPFERDYSVQAEKQLDLDAMQKAANILIGKHDFTSFTNVKIGKKSPEKTIEDIFVSEEEGQITIDFFGDGFLYHMVRKIVSTLLAVGYGELSFLEVRRILDAKNRSEVPGLAPAKGLFLVQVMYNDEDDA